Part of the Oncorhynchus masou masou isolate Uvic2021 chromosome 18, UVic_Omas_1.1, whole genome shotgun sequence genome, gtgggtgttgctatggtgaccagtgatctGAGATAAGgccgggctttacctagcaaagacttatagatgacctgaagccagtggatTTCGCGagaaatatgtagcgagggccagccaatgagagcatacaggtcgcagtggtgggtagtatatggggctttggtgcaaaacggatggcactgtgatagactacatccagattgctgagtagagtgttggaggctattttgtaaatgacatcgccgaagtcaaggatccgtaggatagtcagttttacgagggtatgtttggcagcatgagtgaaggaggctttgtttgcgaaataggaagccgattctagatttcattttggattggagatgcttaatgtgagtctggaaggagagtttgcagtctaaccagacacctaggtatttgtagttgtccacatattctaagtcagaaccgtccagactagtgatgctagtcgggcgggcggatGCGGGTAACAATCGGTCggagagcatgcatttagttttcctAGCATTTGGAGTCCACGGAAGGGGTGTTGTATGACAGTGAAtttcgtttggaggtttgttaacacagtgtccaaagaagggccagatgtatacagaaaggtgttatctgcatagaggtgggtcagagaatcaccagcagcaagagcgacgtcattgatatatacagagaaaagagtcggcccgagaattgaaccctggtggcacccccatagagtgccagaggtccggacaacaggccctccgatttgacacactgaactcttatctgagaagtagttggtaaaccaggcgaggcatttatttgagaaaccaaggctattgagtctgccgataagaatgcggtgattgacagagtcgaaagccttggccaggtcgatacatggacagggagggaagggaggtaCCTCCTTCTTTGTGGAAGGCGCTGCCACTGGAGGGTTGAAGGTCATGTCTTTAGCTCTGTGGTCCTCAAACAGCTCTACTGGGTGCCTGAGACGGGTCAAAAGTAATGTACACCATTCAATCATAATACACCCAAGAGACGCTAGGGCTTTTTATATACTGCACATGCACACATCTTTGGTTAGCGTCTCATATCTCAGCACTGTTGAGAAAGACTAGTCTTGTATGAGTATTTGTAAAAGAGCTGGAGGAGCAAAAAGGGCCTTTTATAGAGGATGAATGAAAAGTGAGATTTAAAGTGATGGGCTCCTCTTTACTAGGAGCCCTGCACAGAGTCGAGCGGCAAACCTGACTACTGGGTGATAGTGTTTCTGCAACGCAATAACAACAACGCCATCAgctatacctgtgtgtgtgtttttctgtgtgtgtgttcgcttTGTGCGTTTACCCTGAGTGTGTGTAGCTCCCACAGGGCAGTGTTCTGAGGGTTGCAGTACTCCGGCTCGTCCAGCTCAGGAAGGAACACCCCACTACCCTGAGCCTCATTGTCCAGGAGGATGTTACACTTGGGGAAGGTCTgggcgagagagggggagcacaGCTTTCTTAAACCACAAACGtatgctctcacacacactctctctccatccatcataCACACAGACGGTAAACACTTACATGTATCAACATCTTGTTGGATGCCAGGATGTCCACGGTGGCGTTGGGCAGGGTGTGCAGACTAAGCGTGCTCAGTCTCTTGACGAAAGCTAAGGCGTGCTGCAGGTTTACCCGTTTCCTACGCTTGGTCAGCATCACGTCGagacatttttttgtttgttgtggaAGTTGAAGTGTGGCAGGGCCACCAGCAGCTCACAGATGCAGCGGATGGCCACCTCAGCCAGGCCCCTATAGGACTGCAGAGACACACCACCTCGCTGCGCTTTCTCTTCTTCTGCTTCCAGTCTACAGGGCAGGGCGTTCACACAGCTAATCCTTACAACCAACAGCAGCCAGTCATTAATATCAACCAGTCACAATAGGTCATTAATATCAACCAGTCACAACAAGTCATTAATATCAACCAGTCACAGCAAGTCATTAATATCAACCAGTCACAACAAGTCATTAATATCAATAGATAAAAAGAAAAGTAGGTTCAGCGTGAGAGTGTGTCCATGTACCTTTGACTGCCTGCTCCAGGTTCTCCGGGTAGAACTTGTACTGGCTCACCAAGCCCTTCTCAAACTCCCTCAACTGCTGTGTCTCTTTCTTCACTTTTGaggctttctctgtctctgtcaggggtCTTATCCTGTATGAGAGGACGATGTCCTTGAAGACCTCCATCAGAGAGAACATGACCAGCTTTCTGACCATCACGGCCATGTAGGGGTCGGTCTCCATCAGCATAGATCACAGCTCTTGCAGCTTCTTAAtctgaacacagacagacagtggtttCATACAGAAACCATCAAGGAGAACCAAACAAAACATTTCCCAAGTCCCCTTCTATCTGCTATGAGATGAATGGTCTATGTGACATAAGATGATACTTTAAATGTTCCTATGGGGACAAGGAAGTAACAGTAGCCTGGGCAACCTTACGTTGATGGTGGAATTCTGAGAGGATGTCTGATCCTAGACTGGCGATGCGTAGCATCCTGTCTGTCAGCTTCTGTGTGCGGAGCTTTAGCTGCTCCTGAGGGGTCAGGGCCGGGCCAGTCACAGCCTCATCCTCTGTGGACACACATCAGGGTTGATTTCATTACGCCTTGCAGCATCTTGCAAAACGGAAACCATTTAGCGTTTGAGAACCAAAACGGAAGCAAACAAAACGGGGCAGGACctatctgaatttgtccaatagaaacgtTCATTTCCGTTTGCCGTTTCTGTTCTAACAGAAAcggcgtaatgaatacaccccagcaACATCAGAGTGAATAACCTTATCTACTGACCAGGACTGGGCTACCAAGAGTTGGTCTTACAACACATTCTACACAGAGAGGATGGCTGACTCAAGCCAAGAAGGGGTTCATGGGCTCCAAGCCAGTCAGGGCATCTGCTTCCTCCTCAGCTTTTTGGGGTTCAACTGAAAGAGGCAAAACCATAAAACCAATTTGGATCAACAGAGTTGTAAATTCTAAAACGTTTTAACAATATTTACAATTGAGTCATTgagtagacactcttatccagagatacTTACATTTAGTACAATATGACTTTGGTAAAAATGGACATTTTCAGATGAAGATGTACAAGGGAAACACACATTTGAATCATCATCCTACCAGGTTTCTCCATGCTCTGAGGGATGAGGCCTCTTTTCTTTGATTGGCAGGAGGTGAATTCTCTTCTGTTAGCTGCATCTTTCTGGGCATCTTCTCATAGCTCTCTGGCCCCTGCTGCTCCCCTTGTGCTTTTTGTCATGCGCTGGACCACTGTAGGTATTCAAGTAGAAACAAGTAAGGTATAAGTGAGAAGATAAGTTACAGACACCTTGAAAATAATGGAAATTCTTCAGTAAATGGGGCATACAAAGTATATTgagaaagcaggtgcttccacacaggtgtagttcctgagttaattaagaaattaacatcccatcatgcttggAGGTGGGCACGGTTATTCGAATATCAGAACGGACGTTAGTATTCGATTACTTGGGAGAGTATTCATTTGAATTAAAATATCTATGTGACATTGCTACATAGAATACTAGGATAGACCATTACATTTCAAATGTtaataaaaaaacaacagttACGAGTTTTTATGAGCGAGCCCCATAAAAAAAAGACAACAACAGGTAGGCCGTTTCATATGTTTCATATGAATGGAGTTGTTGTAGACGAGGATGCCTCAAAATAGCTTTGCctctttagctagctagttaaccagCTTATTTACAACGATATGATCCCGTCAAGACAGGCACTACCAGATGGTATCATAGATAACCTATTGCAGCAACAAGTTTGTTTAACTTTCACAagttggtctctctctccattgctctctctctctctctctccattgctctctctctctctccttgctctcactatctccattgctctctctctctccattgatctctctctccattgctctctctctccattgctctCACTATCTccattgctctctccctctctccattgatctctctctccattgctctctctctctccattgctctctctctctctccattgctctctctctctctccattgctctctctctctccattgctctctctctctccattgctctctctcactccattgctctctctctctctctctccattgctctctctctctccattgctctctctctctctccattgctctATCTCTccccattgctctctctctctccattgctctctctctcgccattgctctctctctccattgctctctctctctctccattgctctctctctattgctctctctctctctccattgctctctctttctctccattgctctctctctctctccatacagc contains:
- the LOC135559410 gene encoding nucleolar complex protein 3 homolog gives rise to the protein MEASDTIASLIELSPRSKKRKSSFRRLPKTSNVKLDHKLKNRQFKKESTDKNHRKEQKKFRAAIKDVALKDEEEEEFVESLPIDMMDEDDLEQIKAMAQKASFLTRDLSSRKDEAVTGPALTPQEQLKLRTQKLTDRMLRIASLGSDILSEFHHQRKTDPYMAVMVRKLVMFSLMEVFKDIVLSYRIRPLTETEKASKVKKETQQLREFEKGLVSQYKFYPENLEQAVKAAGGPATLQLPQQTKKCLDVMLTKRRKRVNLQHALAFVKRLSTLSLHTLPNATVDILASNKMLIHTFPKCNILLDNEAQGSGVFLPELDEPEYCNPQNTALWELHTLRAPSRAV